DNA from Bradyrhizobium japonicum USDA 6:
GCGCTCGGTCGCGGCCGCCCAGCCGGCCGGCGGGACCAAGATCATCGTCGGCACCAGCGACACGCTCGACGTGCTCGCCAAGCGCTATCGCGTCACGCCACAGGCGATCCTCGCCGCCAACGGCTACAAGGGCCCGCGCGCGCTCTCGCCCGGTCAGCAACTGATCATCCCGCATCCGGCCACAGCCGCTGCGCCCGCACCGGCGATGGCTCCTGTCGCGGCGGCTCCCGCGATGGCGCCTGCTGCGAAGCCGGTTGCAGCTGTCGTCGCACCATCGAGCACACACTTCGTTAACCACGGCGACACGCTCGCCAGCATTGCCCGCAAGAACCACATCTCGTCGGCCGAGCTTGCCCGTGCCAACGGCCTCGATCCGTCGGCCAAGCTCAAGCTCGGCACCAGGCTGACCGTGCCAGGCGCCAAGACCGCCGCCGTTGCGGCGCCGGTTGCTGCGGCCCCTGTCGCGGGGACGCTGCAGCCCGTTGCGGTTGCTCCCGCACCCGCCACCAAGATGGCCGCTGTTGCCGCACCCGTGCAAAGCGCGCGTCTGGCCCAGGCCACGACCAATGTCGAAGAGAAGGCCGCAGAGGCTCCGGCGAAAGCTGCGGAGACCACCAGTGCGCTGCCGACATTCCGCTGGCCGGTGCGTGGCAAGGTGGTCACGAGCTATGGCGCCAAGACCAATGGCAAGTCCAACGACGGCATCAATCTCGCGGTGCCCGAGGGGACGCCGGTCAAGGCGGCGGAAGACGGCGTCGTCGCCTATTCAGGCAACGAGCTCAAAGGTTACGGCAATCTGGTCCTGGTTCGGCACTCCAACGGCTACGTCACCGCATATGCCCATGCGAGTGAGCTGATGGTGAAGCGCGGCGATACCATCAAGCGCGGTCAGGTCATTGCCAAGTCGGGTCAATCCGGGGAGGTGGCGTCGCCGCAGCTCCACTTCGAGATCCGTAAGGGATCGAGTCCGGTTGACCCGCTTCAATTCCTGAACGGGGCGTGAGGCGCGGGCCCACAGAGTAGGGCACGCAATCACCACGAGTAGCTGTCATCGCCCGCCTTGTGCGCATTGCGCACTGGTGCGGGCGATCCAGTATTCCAAGGGCGGCGGTCGCCGCGCCGAGAAGCTGCCTCGAACCGTGGCGTATTGAGGCTTTTGTGTCCGGACAATCAATTTTTGAAAAACAACCCCATGCAAAGTAGCCGATGGCTGTCGGTGGGATGTCCTACTGTTCTGAATCTGCTTCGGTTTTGATGACGCCGCGGACATCGCGAGGCTTGCTGGCGACCCCGCGCCATCGTGAATGACCCAACCGGGAGCCTTTGATCTAGATCAATCTCGAAGAGTGGCATTCCGTTTCCGTAGCGGCGCAGGCCAATGACGCTCGGGTCCGGAGATCGCCATGAAGCTGGCTGATGCGAAATCGCCGCCTGATTCCGGACAATCGGTCCAGCATCCGGCAGGTGAGGGAATGCTGTACGTGCCGGGCGGCACGTTTCGCATGGGGTCGGATCGGCACTATCCGGAGGAAGCGCC
Protein-coding regions in this window:
- a CDS encoding LysM peptidoglycan-binding domain-containing M23 family metallopeptidase, whose amino-acid sequence is MSIVAELLYSRRVPQVAALALISFSFAGCSADMSSRLSQSNFSNPFSSDQTGSVQQAPPPQRELPQYSRPQTQPGYYQSQPLPPPAVSAPQSYPVTGGGGVSGGGRGVSSYAPPAQPHLETTATVPPRSVAAAQPAGGTKIIVGTSDTLDVLAKRYRVTPQAILAANGYKGPRALSPGQQLIIPHPATAAAPAPAMAPVAAAPAMAPAAKPVAAVVAPSSTHFVNHGDTLASIARKNHISSAELARANGLDPSAKLKLGTRLTVPGAKTAAVAAPVAAAPVAGTLQPVAVAPAPATKMAAVAAPVQSARLAQATTNVEEKAAEAPAKAAETTSALPTFRWPVRGKVVTSYGAKTNGKSNDGINLAVPEGTPVKAAEDGVVAYSGNELKGYGNLVLVRHSNGYVTAYAHASELMVKRGDTIKRGQVIAKSGQSGEVASPQLHFEIRKGSSPVDPLQFLNGA